GGttctattgataaggataaacATTAGGGAAACGTAGGACGAagggaagttaaaaaaaatatctaagagaaagctgctaccaccgcattgaatgctctgcagctaactctctagccgcattaatgtggccaacagccttacaactactcctaaagacttcaagaagatgCTGATGGGATCGGGATCAAAGCCAACAACTTGACCTACACGTGGATGGTGGAGATGAAGAAGGACGGAGTATTTAATAGAGGAAGAAGCCCTTGCAAAAGGGATCAaagatttgagagaaaaaacactgtagccAAAAGAACTggacttgtaaccaaattctaaagatatatatatatataagaactagtctcctcggactgtgcTGATGACGATTTTCTTTGGGCAAAACCAgtttattcttattttcttatcaTCTAGGCTCACTATAATTACTATCTAATTCATTAAAGTCTAGTTtttagcccactctctacaaattcattgtattggactcTTTGGGCCAAGATCCTTTTCATTTTGGGCTTGGGCACCAAATTGCGTCCTTACAATTAGCGCTATCTATGGGAAATACTTGAGCTTTGGTGAGATTAGCATTCAGTTATAGCGGGCACAAGGCCAAATCGGGAGGAGTCTGTTGGGTCTCAATGTCAAGATCACTTCGTCAATCTTAAGCGGAGAAGGGACCAAGAGGTTAGTGTGCACACCACACACACTAGTAGGAGCCAGTCTTGTAGTGGAAGTCACATCTCCCATGAAAAAAATACTAGAAGCATGCAACTGAAGATTGACCAATAACGTAGGAGGTTGCACCGCGAGCGGCGTAGGGGAACTCCCTCTAGTTCTGACCATTCTTTTGGTGGTGACAGTGATAATAGCTACTAGCCTAGGTCAAGGACTCCCCCCAGTGAGTCTTTTTCGTGTGACGAGGAGCTCTACTATGGCCAAAGAAGGAAATGTCCATCTCACAGGGGcctaggcaacgatgctatgagtaagGCCCTGAATCAGATCTTTAAGTCACCTTTTACTTGAAGGATTGAGAGAGGGAAGCTTCCTCGGCGGTTTACTCAGCCAACGTTTACTATCTAAAATGGCAGGACAGaccctgtggagcatgtgagccactttaaccagaggatggctaTTCACTCCAAAaaatgaaaccttgatgtgcaaggtgttcccaTCCAGTTTGGGTCCCATGgtgatgagatggtttaatggtcTGGAGGAAGGATCTATTGCCTCCTTGAAAGAACTTACAAGAGCCTTCGATTCTTGTTTTGTCACCTGCAGTAAAGGTCCTTAACATTTGGACTCTCTGTTGTCTATGACTATGCGAGAGGGAGAAACCCTGAAGACGTACTCTAACCGATATTAGGAATGTTCAATGAAATAGATGGGTTTTGACGACGTAGCTATAAGGACATTTAAGGTCGGCCTACCTGCCGAGCATGATTTGAGGAAGTCTTTAATTGGAAAACCCATCAAAAGTGTGCGTCAACTCATGGACCGCATTGACAAGTATAAGCGGGTTGAGGAGGACTAATAGCTAGGTAAAGGCAAGGCTAAGGTGGTCTCTCAGGATAAGAGGAACTTGAGGTCGGAAAAGTACAATAACAATCGTCCTCAGCGGGATTTTTTTGGGCAATCTGGGGTTACTGCTACTCAAGTGGTTAACATGATATTCTAGGAACCAGTGCAtcaaatcttagaaaaaattaagTACGAGCCATATTTTGagtggccaaataaaatggaaGGAGACCCCACGAGGCGTAACCAAAGCCTTCACTGCTAATACCACCAGGAGCGAAGGTGTACTACAGAGATTGCAGAACTTTGTGGAATCACGTAGAGTAGCTGGTCCGAGGTGGTAagttaaagtaatttttatatCACCTCAATGAGCAAGGAGGCTAGGCAGGGTTAGGGTCTCAAAGTGATGCTTCTTCAAAGCCACCTCTAGGCACAATTAGCGTTATTCTTGCTGCTTCGGGAAGGACTGGATCCTACCCCTCTAGGGTAATGTCCATAGTTCAGCCACTCGCAGAGGACTCCTCCCCTACACCAAAGAGGAGTAGCATGGAGGTCCGACCAGCATTGAGTTTCTCTAATGAAGATAAGGTTGGAACCATGCAGCCACACGACGATGCCCTATGGTCACTCTTAGAATAGGGggctatgatgtgaagagggggTTGGTGGATCAGGGCAGTGGAGCAGaaatcatgtaccctgatttgtacaaggggctaaagttgaaaCTTGAGGATTTGGTAAGTTATGAGTCACCTTTGGTAGGCTTTGATGCAAAAGTTGTTGTCTCAATGGGTCAGATTAGGCTACCGGTCCAGGTAGGTTCAGAGGTGGTCGAAGTGGACTTCATTATTGTGGATGCTTACTCCCCCTATACAGCCATTGTGGTGAGACCctggcttcatgccatgggggcCGTTTCTTCCACTCTGCATCTCAATGTGAAATACCCATCAGGGGACAAGGTGAAGGAAGTGGTTAGAAGCCAATCTATGGCACCAAATTGGATGGAGTCCTCGGCCTCTGCTGGAGAGGGCTTATAGCAATAAAAAATAACGGTTTTATTTGTGGATGAGGCAACAGAAGTGGCAAAGAGTGAGGAGttagaaaaaattgttatagATAATGACATAGAAAGgtttttccaagtcagagctcaacTGCCTCCCTGGGAGAAAGAGGAGTTAATAGTGTTTCTTAAGAagaatattgatgtgtttgcttggagcACTTATGAAGCTTCTGGGTGGATCCAAatttcattttccatcatttaAATGTTAATCCAATCATCATCCCCAAAAAGCAACCACCTCGACGCTCATCTAAAGAGCATTCTAAGGTTGTCAAGGAGGAGGTAATCAAGCTCAAGCAGACTGGGGCTATTAACGAGGTGTTCTACCTTGAGTGGTTGGCCAACATGGtgatggtgaagaagaaaaacggGAAATGAcgagtatgtgtagatttcATGGATTTGAACAAAACATGCCCTAAGGACCGATTTCCTATGCCTCGGATTGATTAGCTAGTGGATGCCACTATAggccatcctcggatgagctttttagatgccttccaagggTACCATCAGATACCTTTAGTTTtggatgatcaagagaaaacaaccTTTGTTACTCTTACTGGAAATTAccactacaaagtgatgccctttAGTTTAAAGAACACAAGATCCACCTATCataggatgatgaccaggatgtttgtgCCATaactagaaaaaatattgagatttatatagatgatatggtggcaAAGAGTAAGCTAGAATCCGAGCACGTTAATGACCTCAGATATATCTTTGGAATATTGAGAAAACACAACCTCCGCCTTAACGCTCCTAAGTGCTCTTTTGGGGTTGGTTCAGGAAATTTTTTGGGATACATGGTCATTCATCGCGAAATTGAAGTCAATCATGACCAGATTAAAGCGATTAACAGTCTATAGCCTCCTTAGAACCCCAAAGAAGTCCAGAGGTTAACAGGAATGATTGTTGCCTTGAACTGATTTATCTCTCGGCTAGTAGACAGGTGCTGAcatttcttccagttgttgaataagtggaaagggtttgagTGGATCGAGGAATGTGTCCTGGCCTTTCAGCAGTTGAAGGAATACCTCTCTTGACCACCCATCATGTCCAAGCCTAAAGAAGATAAGGTCCTGTTTGCTTACATTGTTGTGGCTCCCCATGTAGTTAGCTTGGTACTAATACGGGTAGACGGCGGGGTGCGAAGGCCAGTCTATTAAGTGAGCAAGTCTTTACATAAAGCAGAGGTTCGGTGCCTACCATTGGAAAAGGCCATATTGGCGGTGGTGCATGCTACTCATAAACTCCCTCATTACTTCCTCTTCAAACTCTACTTCGGAGAGCTGCTTACACaggaaggattgccaaatgggatACAATTTTGGGacctttcgatatcaagtatatgc
This genomic stretch from Castanea sativa cultivar Marrone di Chiusa Pesio chromosome 1, ASM4071231v1 harbors:
- the LOC142627047 gene encoding uncharacterized protein LOC142627047 — protein: MVTLRIGGYDVKRGLVDQGSGAEIMYPDLYKGLKLKLEDLVSYESPLVGFDAKVVVSMGQIRLPVQVGSEVVEVDFIIVDAYSPYTAIVVRPWLHAMGAVSSTLHLNVKYPSGDKVKEVVRSQSMAPNWMESSASAGEGL